The following nucleotide sequence is from Molothrus ater isolate BHLD 08-10-18 breed brown headed cowbird chromosome 12, BPBGC_Mater_1.1, whole genome shotgun sequence.
tagaATTGatatatgtaatttttatcaCTCAGTAACTAATGCTTTTAAATCTCTAACtcaaaatttgcttttgatAACATTGCCCAGTTAGTGGGCATTGTGTAGTTCTTTCAAGAGAGCTAATTAGTTGGCTGTTTTAATTTCATACTACCTTGACTACACAGCACTGAAGAATTTAACTTTAATAAGAAAGCAGGATATGGATTTGCAAAATTAAATCATACAATATTCTGAATTGTAGGTCTACCTGAAGACTTCCATAGTAAGGATTATAAAGTATCATCTGATCCTCCCTGCATCATTGAAAAACTGTGTTCTTTACATTATGGATTAGTTTTAGAAGCAAAAGGTATAAAGGAACATTTTTGGAAGCCATATATTCGGAAGCTTTTTGACAAAAAGGTTGGTCAGTAAATTTGTAATATAGAAAAATCTCTCCTTACTTGTTACGTTCAAAACCTTTATAAGAAATGAAATGCCCATCCTTTGTTCTTAAATGTCTTGCagcttttgaaaggaaaagatgaaaaccTGACGGGATTTCTGGATCCTGGGAACTTTGGAGACAGCGTGTGAGTGCCTGAGTCCCTGTCTGTGGTTTGGTTTGCAGCAGTGCCCCTCTGTTCCCTGAgctgagcactgggagcagccatGCCTTGTGTTCAGGATGgccagccagcactgccttccTGTTCTGGCACTGCTTGGAAGAGGAACAGTGCTTCAAGATGGTGTTACCTGATGGCTGCCTTTATTCTTACGTTTCtctttcctggattttttgtttgtgtgtaaCTCAGAGTTATTATGAAAAAGGTGTGGGAGCACATTGAGTAGaagtgggagggaaaaaaatgggtttgTTGGTGTTTAGAGATGTTTATGGGTAGGACTTACTTTCTTTTAATGATATAAAAATGGTTCAGTGAAGTTTATGATATGAGCTGTGTAAATTTTGAGGAGTTTCCAGGAAATAGGAGTTCTCAGTGTTTTAGTGTgttcttcctgcagctggatAAATGGCAGGGCATCAAATACATGGGGGAAATAATGTCCTTGCCACTGTCATGTATAAGGTACTGTAGATCTTAAAGGAGCTTCAGTGAGGGTCAAAGGAAATTTGAAGTAGACTTTCCCCAGGCCAGAGCTGTGTTCAGTGTGTGAGCAGATGAACAAAGCAGTCTAAATAAAGGGGGTTTGTCtgcctttcctttctgctgtaGCAAAGCCATCAACAAGGCCTATGAGGAGTATGTTCTGTCAGTGGGAAACCTCGATGAGAGAATTTTCCTTGGCGAGGATGCGGACGAAGAGATTGGAACTCTCACGAGGTGCTTGAACACACCTTCAGGACTGGAAACAGCTGAGAGGGTACAAGTGAAGCATAATTTGCAGCAGCATTTTGACAGGGTGAGTATGGCGTGGTCTGTGTTGCTGTTTTTATATGCCACCCTCCCTGTCTGCCtatggaaacagaaataaaacacaccTCAGAGTGTGGGGAGAAAACGGGTGGAGTATGGGGAGCTGGACCTCATGGTGAAGAATGTCATGTATTTGTTCAGTTACTGTGTGGCTAGGTAATTAGAAGATGCATTATTTTGCTGTGCTCTAATTGAAGGGATATCCTTGAtgttacattattttaatgtgaTAGCTTGGTCTGATGCAAATAAACTAAAATGCTGATCAGAAGGACTTCTCATGTTAAAAGTTAAACTTGCTGAAAGGAAGCCCTGGCTCAGTACACTTCTGCTATGAGCAGCTACCTTTGTTACTTGGGCTAGGAAGAGATACTGGAATTTAGGGAGGATTTTTGAGATTGGTCTAATTGTTTCACACTCAATTCCAGCACCTGCATTTCAGCATAGATCACATCCCCTCTGTTTATACACAACTGTTTGATACAAACATCTGAGCACCACAGACAAATTCTTCATTGCTCTTACCTGAGTCATGGTCTGGTTTGGGCTGTTTCATTAGgagccattttttttccattttcagagTAAGAATTCTGCAAATTCACCAGTTCCAGAGTAAGAATTCTGCAAATTGATGTTTCTTGGTTATGACCTTTATCAAAGTTCACAACAGAGTGCATATGTAGATGtggttattttctttattttcagtccAAATCACTGAGGATCACAACCCCCCTTACTGGCCGCAAGTACATTAAAGAGAGCAACCCATACGTGACACCTGTTTCCATAGCAACCTACAGCCTGAGCCGCCTGCACACGATGCTGGCAGGGCTGAAAAATGCCCCCAGTGAAAACCTGGAGCAAATACTCAGGTAAATTTGGTGTTTAGCCAAATAACCCTATTTTCTATTCTAGTTTTAATAGCAAACATTAATGCTGAACAATGTAAATTAAAAGGTGAGCCAGTCCTTTACTACTGGAGTAAAATGGAATCCAGAGAGACATTTACATTTTGAAGGACTGTTCTCTTTGTTTAGACTCATCTGTCCTTAGAGATTGATGAATATCCACCATTTAAAACCCAGCAGATCTGGGATTCTCTAACCACAAGCTGCCAGTATAAAATTTTCAAGACCTTTCTTCCTACTTAACAAATGGCACTACCTAGGAAATCACTCCATAGTGTAGGAGATGCAAACCAAACTTTATTCCCCATGTGGATAAACTGTTTTGCAGTTAGATACATTTGGGTCTGTTTGTATTGCTGTGCAGtatatttccatttttgtgctttcaacatattaaaaaatagggtggttttggttttagtaGGAATAGTAtattgaaaatgtttatttttattttcaggtcaTGCTCCAGAGATCCTTCTCAATCCATTGCAAACAGAGTTAAAGAAATGCATGATGTGTACTGTCAGAGCACTCAGTCTGAAGGAGAATTCAGTAATTTTTCCAAAGGtgggaaacatttttcttacCCATAAAATGCATACACATCCATCTCTTGTAATGAAGTTTTACATACAGTTTATGCTTTAGCACAAGTGTCTTTTCTacttctcttgccttttcctgTGTTCTTTAGACACAGCAAATTGCAATGCTGTGTAAAGTTTTATAATCAGCCTTAGTTTGAATCGCTGGAATTTGATCATACTTTCAGCACTagagaagagaaattaaaaggaCTTTTAAGTGTACCATTTTTTCTGTCAAGTCTGAGATTATTAGTGAGGCATGGATTTCTGTGCTGGTGAACAAAATCTGAGTAACTGTAGTCTTTAAAAACCCAACAGCAACTTTGGCTTACATATGAGGATGGATTAGTACAGGTCCTAAAATCCTGCCAGTATGAGCACCAAAACATGATTTGCAAAGTTGTCTTGATAGCTGAAGTGCCTGAAGATGGATTGAATATAAGGAAGATGCTCTTGACCTTGTTTCTTAATAAGACCTTCCTTTGCTCTTGTCAGCTTGGTTGCTTCACTGCTTTTTGTTGGACAGTGCAAGGTGGATCCATACAGGTGCATTTTCTGAATTTGCATTGTGTCTATTCTAGCAACATAAAGGATTGTTCCTATACATGGTGATGTAATACTGATAGCCAAAATCTGGCTCATTAGCATCTTACTCTGCTCTGCATTCACAAGTCAGTGCAGCATAGGAGAAGGATTCCTACATTAACTTGAAATTCACTGGTTTAGTCCTGAAAGCATTGTATccacagaacacagaaatcCACACAAGCTACCGTTGCATTTCTGTATCTGAAGATGaagaatataatattttttcttgcattttacAATATTACTTCTATTTACACTTCCTGCAGATGTTGCTAGTAAACATTTTCGTCTTGCTGAGATGCTCTACTACAAGGTCTTGGAGTCAGTCATTGAGCAAGAGAGGAAGAGACTGGGAGACACTGACTTATCTGTAAGGAAAACTAATCAAAGGGTTCCTCACTTTTAAAGTTGGACCTGCAAAAAAAGAACACAGATGTAGAGCAGAATTGTCAGCTATTTAAAATGAGGGTAAATCTCTGAGAAGAACCCTGTAAGTACTCctgaatggaagaaaaaaggtTCAAGAAATTGTGTTTGCAAACACAAAGATAGATGAAATTTTTAATGgctctttaatttttaatgagcCATTTTAAAGATGGTTCATTTTGAACTCACTTCTGTCccttaaaaaataacttcactTTCTATAAGCTTGAGAATCTTACTGTTGAGACaataaaaagtgttttattcTTCTATGGTTACACTGTAAAATAAGCTTTAAAATTTGCAACTCTTGCAGGCAATACTGGAGCAAGATGTGTTTCACAAGTCTCTGCTGGCATGTTGCCTGGAGATCATTACCTTTACATACAACCCACCTGGAAACTTCCCTTTCGTCACTGAAATATTTGACATTCCAGTTTATCATTTTTACAAGGTAATGTGTTTGATAGCTAGAAATGCTTACAAAGTCATGAGTGCTCATTGACCTGTATGACAGCCTAGGATTGAGTCATAGTAATGCAGTGTTTCTAATAGTCTCTTCTTCCTTGAAAACCAAGTATTGGAATTAGAGCTTTGTCTAAGAACAAATCTCTGAAACAAGTACATTATGTTGATCCTAATTATCCACTGCACAGGTAATTGAGGTTTTCATTAGAGCAGAGGACGGCCTTTGTCGGGAAGTGGTAAAACACCTGAACCACATTGAAGAGCAGATCCTGGAGAGTATGGCATGGAAACAGGGATCTGTACTGTGGGACAGGATCagagagaatgaaaacaaagttcCTACTTGTGAAGAGGTGAGCACATCTTTCTGTGTGTTACATATCTTTCATAATCAGACAGGATGGCAGAGAGAGGACTTTGTGCCCTGAAGGAGAGGCCTGACATGTCCCAGTAGCAGTTccaccatcccagcccatcAGTGCAGGCAAAGCAGCAAGTGCAGTGTGCTCTGGCCTGGTCAGGGCCATCTCTGTGGAGACACCTGCAACAGAGACAGGCAGCATAGATGATTCTCATCCAGTATTTTATTGGTGTAGCAGAACGGTGAACAAAATGGTCAAGCAGGGAAGGTTTTGACAAGTAACTCTTGGAAGGATTTTTAGACAAGAAATGTGGTAAAAAGTACACACAGTAGCCACAGAAAGACTGTTACAGTGTGTATCTTGCAGAGCAGTACCATCACTAATCACTATTGGTCTTGTTGGGCTTAGGGTAGGTTTATCacttttcttgttatttttccACAAAGTCTTGCTGTTCAAAACATGtagtgcttttaaaaatgagctATGTAGTTAATGTGTGATACAGACACTCTAACAAAAGGATAAATATTTCAGGTAATGCCACCTCAGTACTTTGAGAGatctgctgggagcagtgttGTAGGCTCACCGTTGACACCACGGCGAATAAACGAGGTTCGTGCTGAAAGCGGAGGGCTGGGAAAAGGTGAGATTTTCTAAAGCAGAACATGCTGTGCATTGCTTACTTGGATTGAATTGTACAAGGCAGGAAGCTGCTTTAATGCCAGTGTACAGTTAGCTGCAAACACATTGGTAAAGGGTATTGCAGCTCATAGAGTTGCATCAGAGGTCTAAGACTGATGGATTGATCATCTCAGTGTGACCAGTACTGCTTTGATAGGGTATTCTCAGGTGATGGATATGAACAgcatgtgtatgtgtgtgttaaACCGTAtttatacatgcacacacagctttCACTCTAATTGGTTTGCTTTATTGTTATACTAGAAAAGAAACCCCACTATATATTATGTGATATCTCAAATGTTTTccactagaaaaaaataaaatataatgtatgaacttagaaaaatattaaatggagCACTGTTGAAGATTAAGTCATCTCTAAAAgcaatctgtatttttaaatttttttcttgaaggcCTTTGCACGACATATTTTGGTTTGCATTAGATTTCCACCGCCTTGTAAAGCAAATGATTATAAAACAAGAGTTCAATAGatacctgtgtgtgtgtttttgctCTGCAggcctctcctcccctccagccAGCCTGTATGACAGGTAcagctctcccacagccaaCCCCACGCGGCGGCGCCTGTTCGCCGACAATGACGGTGCCCCCGAGGGTGGCACGGCCGTCAGGGTGCCCCCACAGCCCGTGGTGAGCACGGTGCCAGTGCAGAACATGAGCCCTGAGGCCGTGTCCGTGACCCCCGTGCCTGGCCAGACCCTGGTGACAGTGGCAACGGCCACCGTGACAGCCAACAACGGGCAGACGGTGACAATCCCTGTGCAAGGTGAGGGAAACGCTGCTGCTCAGCCATTCAGGCTTGCTCCCATCAGGGCATTAGAGCACAGCCACGGGGAGAACTGCATTACTATGGAAACCTTTCTTCAACTTCATTATCTTCTCATCTCATGATGAAGCTTCATGAGATGAGAAAGTATGAAAGTATGACGTGGAAAGTATTTTGATTAAACAATTTCATGTATAATATACTAAATGTCTAGTAATAAGTAGCTAATAAAAGAAgtactaaattatttttaaaaactcacaCCCCCGCCCCCCATCCCCCCCCAGCTTGCTCTTATTTCAGGCTCTTTTTGTTACATTACAGGTATTGCCAATGAAAATGGAGGAATAACTTTCTTCCCGGTCCAGGTAAATGTAGGtacccagccccaggctgtgtctGGGCCCATGCAGCCTCTGAGTGCCCAGACTCTGACTGGCACCCTGAACCCTCAGatggctggggcagcactgcagctgccaggccAGCTAACAGTGCAGCAGATCTCCcctggagagcagagacagacccagcacctcagtgccacagctgtCAGGCCTCGCAAGATGGGCTCACTCGCACTCTTCTTCAGAAAGGTACTTCTTGATCTAAGTTTGCTTTGCTTAGTTCTTATTTTGGTAAACttgcagtaattttaaaaatacacatttactGGTTGTAATAATGAGGGCATATTACATTTAATATTCATACACACCCAGAGTAGTTTTCTCCTGCAGGCCACTTCTCACTAGCAAAGGAGTGTGCTGGCACATAAGGACATAGAAATAGATCTGTACTTGGCCAGCAGGTTCTTAAAGGTGTCCCTTTTCTTGAAAGCTCTTCCAAAGAAAGAGGTTAACTTTTGAGACTTTCTGGTGTATTCAATACAGGGGTTGCTGTAGGCACTATGGTGCCC
It contains:
- the RBL2 gene encoding retinoblastoma-like protein 2 isoform X1 — translated: MAGEDAAGAEPGPAGGAAAAPSPPGEDGETRQRYEELCRSLNMDERARAEAWLSYQSMRRNYTLEGNDMHWLACALYVACRKAIPTVSRGTAEGNYVSLTRILRCSDQSLIEFFNKMKKWEDMANLPSQFRERTERLERNFTVSAVIFKKYEPIFQDIFRYPQEDQPRQQRGRKQRRQPCTVTEVFQFCWVLFVHAKGNFPMISDDLVNSYHLLLCALDLVYGNALQCPNRKELLNPNFKGLPEDFHSKDYKVSSDPPCIIEKLCSLHYGLVLEAKGIKEHFWKPYIRKLFDKKLLKGKDENLTGFLDPGNFGDSVKAINKAYEEYVLSVGNLDERIFLGEDADEEIGTLTRCLNTPSGLETAERVQVKHNLQQHFDRSKSLRITTPLTGRKYIKESNPYVTPVSIATYSLSRLHTMLAGLKNAPSENLEQILRSCSRDPSQSIANRVKEMHDVYCQSTQSEGEFSNFSKDVASKHFRLAEMLYYKVLESVIEQERKRLGDTDLSAILEQDVFHKSLLACCLEIITFTYNPPGNFPFVTEIFDIPVYHFYKVIEVFIRAEDGLCREVVKHLNHIEEQILESMAWKQGSVLWDRIRENENKVPTCEEVMPPQYFERSAGSSVVGSPLTPRRINEVRAESGGLGKGLSSPPASLYDRYSSPTANPTRRRLFADNDGAPEGGTAVRVPPQPVVSTVPVQNMSPEAVSVTPVPGQTLVTVATATVTANNGQTVTIPVQGIANENGGITFFPVQVNVGTQPQAVSGPMQPLSAQTLTGTLNPQMAGAALQLPGQLTVQQISPGEQRQTQHLSATAVRPRKMGSLALFFRKVYHLASVRLRDLCAKLDVSDELRKKIWTCFEYSLVHCPEIMMDRHLDQLLMCAIYVMTKVTNEDRSFQNIMRCYRTQPQAKSHVYRSVLIKGRRRRHSGSSDSSSQQNSPTDRSKDRNKERSSRDSSPVMRSSSTLPVPQPSSAPPTPTRLSGPNSDTEEEERGDLIQFYNNIYIEQIKDFALKYTSNATDSPPLSPYPFVRLSSPRRVQLSQHHPLYISPHRNESALSPQEKIFYYFSSSPSKRLKEINSMVRTGETPTKKRGILLEDGTEAPAKRICQENHTALLRRLQDVANDRGSH
- the RBL2 gene encoding retinoblastoma-like protein 2 isoform X2, with the translated sequence MAGEDAAGAEPGPAGGAAAAPSPPGEDGETRQRYEELCRSLNMDERARAEAWLSYQSMRRNYTLEGNDMHWLACALYVACRKAIPTVSRGTAEGNYVSLTRILRCSDQSLIEFFNKMKKWEDMANLPSQFRERTERLERNFTVSAVIFKKYEPIFQDIFRYPQEDQPRQQRGRKQRRQPCTVTEVFQFCWVLFVHAKGNFPMISDDLVNSYHLLLCALDLVYGNALQCPNRKELLNPNFKGLPEDFHSKDYKVSSDPPCIIEKLCSLHYGLVLEAKGIKEHFWKPYIRKLFDKKLLKGKDENLTGFLDPGNFGDSVKAINKAYEEYVLSVGNLDERIFLGEDADEEIGTLTRCLNTPSGLETAERVQVKHNLQQHFDRSKSLRITTPLTGRKYIKESNPYVTPVSIATYSLSRLHTMLAGLKNAPSENLEQILRSCSRDPSQSIANRVKEMHDVYCQSTQSEGEFSNFSKDVASKHFRLAEMLYYKVLESVIEQERKRLGDTDLSAILEQDVFHKSLLACCLEIITFTYNPPGNFPFVTEIFDIPVYHFYKVIEVFIRAEDGLCREVVKHLNHIEEQILESMAWKQGSVLWDRIRENENKVPTCEEVMPPQYFERSAGSSVVGSPLTPRRINEVRAESGGLGKGLSSPPASLYDRYSSPTANPTRRRLFADNDGAPEGGTAVRVPPQPVVSTVPVQNMSPEAVSVTPVPGQTLVTVATATVTANNGQTVTIPVQGIANENGGITFFPVQMAGAALQLPGQLTVQQISPGEQRQTQHLSATAVRPRKMGSLALFFRKVYHLASVRLRDLCAKLDVSDELRKKIWTCFEYSLVHCPEIMMDRHLDQLLMCAIYVMTKVTNEDRSFQNIMRCYRTQPQAKSHVYRSVLIKGRRRRHSGSSDSSSQQNSPTDRSKDRNKERSSRDSSPVMRSSSTLPVPQPSSAPPTPTRLSGPNSDTEEEERGDLIQFYNNIYIEQIKDFALKYTSNATDSPPLSPYPFVRLSSPRRVQLSQHHPLYISPHRNESALSPQEKIFYYFSSSPSKRLKEINSMVRTGETPTKKRGILLEDGTEAPAKRICQENHTALLRRLQDVANDRGSH